A genomic region of Catalinimonas niigatensis contains the following coding sequences:
- a CDS encoding phenylacetate--CoA ligase family protein: MVKDGIKYFLNYNIRFNYSFEKRLKEIIALKKKNCDEILQIKNKIFIDLFQTAYQKSVFYKNLYREHGISINDVQSINDINKLPIITKEQIRESINQINIGSNLLKVKGYTSGTTGTPLKVYRDYNAILNEAAFVWAQRETFGYRPGMKTVSLRGDLGRNSKFKYDKFSKTLHLSSYNLNENNAKFFYDKIADFSPYAIVAYPSSAFTLATYFSKLGKKLNVPFIFTSSETVYDFQRATIEDVFSGKVVDWYGNAERTIALEQLQNDKYYEIPLYSINEYNEDNTVTTSLINKTFPLIRYKVNDVIQPATGVDHFPREIQKINGRTDDILLLPDGTRIGRLDVIFKGVEHIDFAQFVQKNTHHFDLNIVAAKSYSKRDENEIIKNLEFRIGNLISYEINIVDKKDIIYTKAGKFKLVVNEIPNL, translated from the coding sequence TGCGATGAAATTCTGCAAATAAAGAATAAAATTTTTATAGATCTATTTCAAACAGCATATCAAAAATCTGTTTTTTATAAAAACTTGTATCGTGAGCATGGAATTAGTATTAATGATGTTCAGTCTATAAATGATATTAACAAATTGCCAATAATTACCAAAGAACAGATAAGAGAAAGTATAAATCAGATTAATATTGGATCAAATCTTCTAAAAGTGAAAGGATACACCAGTGGTACTACTGGTACCCCATTAAAAGTATATAGAGATTATAATGCTATCCTCAATGAAGCTGCTTTTGTATGGGCACAAAGAGAAACTTTTGGATACAGACCTGGAATGAAAACTGTTTCTTTAAGAGGAGATTTAGGAAGAAATAGTAAGTTTAAATATGATAAGTTTTCTAAAACCCTTCATTTGTCAAGTTATAATCTTAATGAAAATAATGCTAAATTTTTTTATGACAAGATTGCTGATTTTTCACCTTATGCAATCGTTGCTTACCCCAGTTCTGCCTTTACACTTGCAACCTATTTCAGCAAATTGGGAAAGAAACTAAATGTGCCCTTTATATTTACCTCCTCCGAAACCGTTTATGATTTTCAAAGGGCAACTATTGAAGATGTTTTTTCAGGTAAAGTAGTTGATTGGTACGGAAATGCTGAAAGAACTATTGCTCTAGAGCAATTACAAAACGATAAATACTATGAAATACCATTATATTCAATTAATGAGTATAATGAAGATAATACAGTAACTACAAGCTTGATTAATAAAACTTTTCCTCTTATTAGATATAAAGTAAACGACGTAATACAGCCAGCTACAGGTGTTGATCACTTTCCTAGAGAGATACAGAAAATTAATGGTAGGACTGATGATATTTTATTGTTACCTGACGGTACCCGTATTGGCAGGCTTGATGTAATTTTTAAAGGGGTTGAGCACATTGATTTTGCACAGTTTGTTCAAAAAAATACGCATCATTTTGACTTGAATATAGTGGCAGCAAAATCTTACTCTAAACGGGATGAAAACGAAATAATAAAGAATTTAGAGTTTAGAATAGGAAATCTTATCTCATATGAGATAAATATTGTTGATAAAAAAGATATTATTTACACAAAAGCAGGTAAGTTTAAATTAGTAGTAAATGAAATACCAAACCTGTAA
- a CDS encoding CapA family protein codes for MSLILVGDIVYPFKESVAFNSIIDLFKNNVAVGNLEGPILLNPSGSQVYDAHKYNIYSCTAILEVLNELNFRSVSIANNHFCDFKGVSQYTLDSLTNNGIAYFGHKKDKWSVVEDHGVEYAIYGAYTSITGGNRAKECLSNSFNSKGIIQEINNYSSRYPHRILIIYIHWGYELADYPQPADREWARKAIDAGAKAVIGHHPHVIQGIEQYKEGLIAYSLGNFMMPLVNYLGKQLAYNTLKIQQEMIIELTYHNHLEYKTHLINYDPDKHFLQQEDVDSERILEELTPFRDYSNKEYREWFQAQNKPSRYPTYQSYDNILRTGINNFYVKGLKTVRKAMIMAGIHKPF; via the coding sequence ATGAGTTTGATACTAGTAGGGGATATCGTTTATCCATTCAAAGAATCTGTGGCGTTTAACTCAATAATAGATCTTTTTAAAAATAATGTTGCTGTCGGAAATTTGGAAGGACCTATATTATTAAACCCATCTGGTTCTCAGGTTTATGATGCACACAAATATAATATCTATAGTTGTACAGCCATCTTGGAGGTTCTAAATGAGTTAAACTTTCGGTCAGTCAGTATCGCTAATAATCACTTTTGTGATTTTAAAGGTGTTTCCCAATATACTCTGGATAGCCTTACCAATAATGGAATAGCTTACTTTGGTCACAAAAAAGATAAGTGGAGTGTTGTAGAAGATCACGGTGTTGAATATGCAATTTATGGTGCATATACCTCTATAACAGGTGGTAATAGAGCGAAGGAATGCCTTTCTAACAGTTTTAACTCAAAAGGTATAATTCAGGAAATTAACAATTACAGTAGCAGATATCCGCATAGAATTCTTATTATTTACATTCATTGGGGATATGAACTTGCTGATTATCCCCAACCCGCTGACAGGGAGTGGGCAAGAAAGGCTATTGATGCTGGTGCAAAGGCTGTGATTGGGCATCATCCGCATGTTATACAAGGAATTGAGCAGTATAAGGAAGGGTTGATTGCCTATTCTCTTGGAAACTTCATGATGCCCTTAGTAAATTATTTAGGAAAACAACTAGCTTACAACACCCTGAAAATTCAGCAAGAAATGATTATAGAATTAACTTATCATAATCATTTAGAATACAAAACTCATTTAATTAACTATGATCCCGATAAACATTTCCTTCAACAAGAAGATGTTGATAGTGAAAGGATTTTGGAAGAATTAACACCATTCCGAGATTATAGTAATAAAGAATATAGAGAATGGTTTCAAGCTCAAAATAAACCGAGTAGATATCCTACTTATCAAAGTTATGATAACATTTTGAGAACGGGAATAAACAATTTCTACGTTAAAGGCTTAAAGACAGTTAGAAAGGCAATGATTATGGCAGGTATCCATAAGCCTTTTTAA
- a CDS encoding heparinase II/III domain-containing protein, giving the protein MKTNRKFRKINLLLSIFCLIVISSRVSAQIITTKPTVTKAHPRVFIMSEDIPKLREKINKSEYSQLKNTIYKSSQPIFKALIYLLDQNKSVGQSAIQAALSELKSTDASANGRKLWNSVFKGACVYDWCYDLLTSSQKQEFQKEFARIHNSHPPYWPVRSEDNVLTGHSAAGWYWNQIIAGLAIYNENPVIFDTAMDIFFKHVQASRNFYYASAMHPQGHYLAGYFTHEMQVAWLLKKLTGKDAFIPEQQYVPYQLLYSYRPDKQLIRRGDVSDDTGVYTNSKAALGLTAEYYNDPYLRYFHETGPFREYNEDVVNLFVKFLLRSSNTQTKSLETLPLTKYFPEPVGGEMIARTGWDLNSYNSPTAIVHMRIGQYYWGNHQHKDFGTFQIYYKGNLTGDTGLYQDGSDSDYNSIHWRNYYRSTIAHNGLLIYDPNEKYSGGTMSNTQVDGGARWPLNNNVNPRSLNELIDPRNGYQYGKIIAHEFGPESFKPEFSYISGDITWGYNYSNGVNTNRAKQVTRSMVTFNTDDAKYPCIFVVFDKVISTNSSFKKSFLLHSMYEPSVSGNKSTILRKDNLNGKLVSYTLLPDNSEISKIGGAGQEYLIQGKNYSGGTVTNRQVEEFSWRVEISPSVKREDDEFLHVMAVMDQGTSDPGAEKIISGNLVGAKVLDRVVTFSKNGSLLSHAKLNLDQDNQIYKILLCNMESGTWQVKKDGQEIARLDVSEEGKTLYLKSRPGNLEFIHLSLFDKDLVIEEKKQILQH; this is encoded by the coding sequence ATGAAAACCAACAGAAAGTTCAGGAAAATAAACCTACTCTTAAGCATTTTCTGTTTAATAGTTATATCAAGCAGGGTTTCTGCACAAATTATAACCACTAAACCAACAGTAACTAAAGCTCATCCTAGAGTATTTATCATGTCCGAAGATATCCCAAAACTTAGGGAGAAAATAAACAAATCAGAGTATTCTCAGCTAAAAAACACTATTTATAAAAGCTCTCAACCTATCTTTAAAGCTCTGATTTACTTGCTTGATCAAAACAAATCAGTAGGTCAGAGTGCTATACAAGCGGCTCTTTCTGAACTTAAATCAACCGATGCATCAGCAAATGGTCGTAAATTGTGGAATTCAGTTTTTAAAGGAGCATGCGTTTATGATTGGTGTTACGACTTGCTTACTTCTAGTCAAAAACAAGAATTTCAAAAAGAATTTGCAAGAATACATAACTCTCATCCTCCATATTGGCCTGTAAGAAGTGAAGATAACGTTCTTACTGGTCATAGTGCTGCTGGTTGGTATTGGAATCAAATTATTGCAGGGTTAGCTATTTATAATGAAAACCCTGTCATTTTTGATACTGCAATGGATATATTTTTTAAACATGTGCAAGCATCAAGAAATTTTTATTATGCATCAGCGATGCACCCTCAGGGTCATTATTTGGCCGGATATTTTACACATGAGATGCAGGTAGCTTGGCTCTTGAAAAAACTCACTGGAAAAGATGCTTTTATTCCTGAACAACAATATGTACCATATCAATTATTATATAGCTATCGTCCTGATAAACAACTTATTAGAAGAGGAGATGTTAGTGATGACACCGGTGTATATACAAATTCTAAAGCAGCTTTAGGCTTAACTGCTGAGTATTACAATGATCCCTATCTTAGATACTTTCACGAGACAGGGCCTTTTAGAGAGTATAATGAAGATGTAGTAAATTTGTTTGTTAAGTTTTTACTACGATCCTCTAATACCCAAACTAAATCTCTAGAAACCCTTCCTCTGACAAAATATTTTCCTGAACCCGTAGGAGGAGAAATGATTGCTCGTACAGGATGGGATTTGAACTCCTATAATTCACCCACTGCCATAGTACACATGCGAATTGGCCAATATTATTGGGGTAATCATCAACATAAAGATTTTGGTACTTTTCAGATTTATTATAAAGGTAATTTGACGGGTGATACAGGATTGTATCAAGACGGATCTGATAGTGATTATAATTCAATCCATTGGAGAAACTATTATAGGTCTACCATTGCACACAACGGTTTGTTAATCTATGATCCTAATGAAAAATATAGTGGTGGTACAATGTCTAATACTCAGGTAGACGGTGGGGCAAGATGGCCTCTAAATAACAACGTAAATCCAAGATCATTGAATGAGCTCATTGATCCCAGAAATGGTTATCAATACGGCAAAATCATTGCCCATGAATTTGGTCCTGAAAGTTTTAAGCCAGAGTTTAGTTATATTAGTGGAGATATCACATGGGGCTACAACTACTCGAATGGGGTAAATACAAATCGGGCTAAACAAGTGACTCGTTCTATGGTAACTTTTAATACAGATGATGCTAAATACCCTTGCATTTTCGTAGTGTTTGATAAAGTAATATCTACAAATTCCTCTTTCAAAAAATCTTTTCTACTTCATTCAATGTATGAGCCTTCTGTTTCAGGAAACAAATCTACCATACTAAGAAAAGATAATTTGAATGGGAAATTAGTGTCTTACACTTTACTGCCTGATAACTCAGAAATTAGTAAAATTGGAGGAGCAGGACAAGAATATCTGATTCAGGGTAAAAATTATTCTGGAGGAACCGTTACGAACAGACAGGTTGAAGAATTTAGTTGGAGAGTGGAGATATCCCCTTCCGTTAAACGTGAAGATGACGAGTTTTTACATGTGATGGCTGTTATGGATCAGGGAACTTCTGATCCGGGAGCTGAAAAAATTATCAGTGGAAATCTAGTAGGCGCAAAAGTACTTGATAGAGTAGTTACTTTTAGTAAGAATGGAAGTTTATTGTCACATGCAAAATTAAATCTTGATCAAGATAATCAGATTTATAAAATCTTGTTATGTAACATGGAATCTGGAACATGGCAAGTAAAAAAAGACGGACAGGAAATTGCAAGACTTGACGTAAGTGAAGAGGGCAAAACGTTATATTTAAAATCAAGGCCAGGTAACTTAGAATTTATCCATTTGAGTCTATTTGACAAGGATCTTGTGATTGAAGAAAAAAAACAAATACTACAACATTAA
- a CDS encoding heparin lyase I family protein: MKHFSITCLLFLLIGLTNCAEDDILSSDFSDVNLSSESVEILNPRQPVLTRVTTDGTKVTLEFTNHASPNKPEGGYELMVNGKRTGNTYTPRLDSNEKNLTMVFNIGDAASKNYQVYARWNSGYLSSNALDANESLSGESTSSSSSRTSTGTSDVKAPSNLKQPVISDVSIDGSDVVITFVNFSAPQKPEGGYELMVNGERTKENIVPRLNSSEKVLTMKFRISNPQSKYYQIYARWNSGYIRSEIFRPGSSSPSSPSESPTPDDDESDDDNGSGDDSGSDDNDGPSTLSNMKLIKTYDFENGSQGGLQTHKLGRQDGQIVSVDGVKAYRFRITPTGPKNSYRQELIPRDLPYPYFDASNGFEANWNKEYVYEVRMKFSSNHQTGSDWTSFFGAKNDYTVSRQGAFTMRIWGDHYWSKQHYARNFTTNRNGEGSVDTHFAANGEKIRSGSDFNNRGFGSGYTKYDTDKNRWVKWTYHIKWSYNNSGFIRVYKNGDLFYSYNGPTGCKDDQAPYIKFGLYNASWKNGDFSGSKLQEAYVDYLKVYVPNNW; encoded by the coding sequence ATGAAGCACTTTTCTATTACCTGCTTACTCTTCTTATTAATCGGCTTAACCAATTGCGCCGAGGATGACATTCTCTCAAGTGATTTTTCTGATGTAAATCTTTCTTCAGAAAGTGTTGAGATACTAAATCCTAGACAGCCCGTTCTTACTAGAGTCACAACAGATGGCACAAAAGTGACCCTGGAATTTACTAATCATGCTTCACCCAACAAACCAGAAGGTGGCTATGAGTTAATGGTAAACGGTAAAAGAACCGGAAATACCTATACTCCAAGATTAGATTCTAATGAAAAAAATCTCACTATGGTATTCAACATAGGAGATGCCGCAAGTAAAAACTATCAAGTTTATGCAAGGTGGAACAGTGGATATCTCAGTTCCAATGCATTGGATGCCAATGAAAGCCTTAGTGGAGAATCAACTTCTTCAAGTTCTTCAAGAACCTCTACTGGTACATCTGATGTTAAAGCGCCTTCTAACCTTAAACAACCCGTAATCAGTGACGTGTCTATCGATGGTTCGGACGTTGTAATTACATTCGTTAATTTTTCTGCGCCACAAAAGCCTGAAGGTGGCTATGAATTGATGGTTAATGGAGAGCGTACCAAAGAGAACATTGTTCCTCGTTTGAACTCTTCTGAAAAAGTATTAACTATGAAATTCCGTATTAGCAATCCACAATCTAAATACTATCAGATTTATGCCCGTTGGAACAGTGGATATATACGTTCTGAAATATTCCGTCCAGGATCTTCCTCACCTTCTTCTCCCAGTGAAAGTCCTACTCCTGATGATGATGAATCTGATGATGATAATGGTTCAGGTGATGATAGTGGTTCCGATGATAATGACGGCCCCTCTACATTATCAAACATGAAACTTATCAAAACTTATGATTTTGAAAATGGGAGTCAGGGTGGCTTACAAACCCATAAATTAGGTCGTCAGGATGGCCAGATCGTTTCAGTGGATGGAGTGAAAGCTTATCGGTTCAGAATTACGCCTACTGGCCCAAAAAATAGTTACCGTCAGGAGTTAATTCCACGTGACTTACCTTACCCATATTTCGATGCCAGCAATGGTTTTGAGGCAAACTGGAATAAAGAATATGTTTATGAAGTAAGAATGAAGTTTTCCTCAAATCATCAGACTGGTTCTGATTGGACGTCTTTTTTTGGTGCAAAAAATGATTATACAGTGTCAAGACAAGGTGCTTTCACTATGCGTATTTGGGGAGATCATTATTGGTCAAAACAGCATTATGCGAGGAATTTTACTACCAACAGAAATGGAGAAGGTTCTGTAGATACCCACTTTGCTGCAAATGGAGAGAAAATAAGATCCGGATCTGACTTTAACAATAGAGGTTTTGGTTCTGGGTATACTAAATATGACACTGATAAAAATAGGTGGGTTAAATGGACCTATCATATAAAGTGGTCTTACAACAATAGCGGATTTATCAGGGTATATAAAAATGGAGATCTTTTTTACTCATACAATGGTCCTACCGGATGTAAAGACGATCAAGCTCCTTACATCAAATTCGGATTATACAATGCTTCTTGGAAAAACGGAGATTTTAGCGGTTCTAAACTTCAGGAAGCTTACGTAGATTATTTGAAAGTTTATGTTCCTAACAACTGGTAA